The following are encoded together in the Verrucomicrobiota bacterium genome:
- a CDS encoding PHB depolymerase family esterase produces the protein MNTLLLSKYILILATLISLGPASYGNTPQESFIEFGQYLRRYLYYIPQDLPNKKRPLVFVLHEEGKDAEYMMTQTTKNRWNQLADQEKFIVIYPQGIHQSWNLDAADSHQLSHADDVGFIDAILDLALEELAVDPQRIYVSGHSYGGMMSFHLALERSDRFAAVSSFAGALPIDSILKLPEFPISILYMAATSDASTPFHGGKFGGNRAAIAKPVLSAHDTIAYWVDHLETTVVPKVEHLPVHLNDDHGTVTKYVYSNGFDLSQVAYYQIEGHGRPSSNQFSPTGQSVLGKKNQEILVCDEIWAFFKEQKLAHNTLAPKPPKNLSYEETATLISLSWSPNTEEDFKAYRIFKAVNDGEFMCVVRHFNHTELIDDLIESGNTYSYYLRAMDEAGNQSGPSQTITIEIAE, from the coding sequence ATGAACACTTTGCTACTAAGTAAATACATACTCATACTAGCCACCTTGATTAGCCTTGGTCCTGCTTCCTATGGAAATACCCCCCAAGAAAGCTTCATCGAATTCGGTCAATACCTAAGAAGGTACCTTTACTACATACCTCAAGATTTACCTAACAAGAAAAGACCTCTAGTCTTTGTCTTACATGAAGAGGGTAAAGATGCTGAATATATGATGACTCAGACAACGAAAAATCGCTGGAATCAACTTGCTGACCAAGAAAAATTCATAGTGATTTACCCTCAAGGCATCCACCAGTCTTGGAATCTGGATGCCGCTGATAGCCATCAACTCTCTCATGCTGATGATGTAGGTTTTATCGATGCCATCCTTGACCTCGCTCTAGAAGAACTTGCTGTCGATCCTCAACGTATTTACGTATCTGGACACTCCTATGGTGGCATGATGAGTTTTCACTTAGCACTAGAGCGCTCTGACCGCTTTGCTGCTGTCTCTTCCTTTGCCGGAGCATTACCCATAGACTCCATTCTCAAGCTCCCCGAATTTCCCATTTCTATCCTATACATGGCAGCCACTTCAGATGCTAGCACCCCCTTTCATGGAGGTAAATTCGGAGGAAATCGAGCAGCTATTGCTAAGCCCGTTCTATCTGCACATGATACTATTGCTTATTGGGTAGATCACCTAGAAACAACTGTTGTTCCAAAAGTGGAACACCTGCCCGTTCATCTAAATGATGACCATGGCACAGTTACAAAATATGTATACTCAAACGGCTTTGATCTCAGCCAGGTAGCTTATTACCAAATCGAAGGTCATGGTAGGCCCTCTTCCAATCAATTTTCACCGACTGGACAATCAGTCCTCGGCAAAAAGAACCAAGAGATCCTTGTTTGTGATGAGATATGGGCTTTTTTCAAAGAACAAAAATTAGCCCATAATACTTTAGCACCTAAACCTCCAAAGAATCTAAGCTATGAAGAAACTGCCACACTTATCAGTCTTTCTTGGAGTCCAAATACTGAAGAAGATTTCAAAGCATACCGAATCTTCAAAGCGGTAAATGATGGTGAATTCATGTGCGTTGTTCGTCATTTCAATCATACCGAACTTATTGATGATCTCATTGAAAGTGGCAATACCTATTCTTATTACCTAAGGGCTATGGACGAAGCTGGTAATCAATCTGGACCTTCTCAGACAATTACGATCGAGATAGCCGAATAA
- a CDS encoding lysophospholipid acyltransferase family protein codes for MTKFYYRFVQVSFHVHLNLFHQFKSEGIDNIPSEGGFILACNHVSYLDPPLVGGSFSREIHYLARKSLFKPPILDWLLPELNAFPIDQDRPDMSSLKKVIRLAKSGEGVLIFPEGSRSYDGEPQPAQPGIGLVLAKADVPIIPARIFGGHLAWPRDKALSLFHPVQLVIGKSFQITTPKKASKEAYQKIGDEVMAAIRAIKPISQD; via the coding sequence ATGACCAAATTTTACTATCGGTTCGTACAAGTCTCATTTCACGTCCACCTCAACTTATTTCACCAATTTAAAAGCGAAGGCATAGATAATATTCCCTCTGAAGGGGGGTTTATCTTAGCTTGTAACCATGTTAGTTATTTGGACCCACCTTTAGTTGGGGGTTCCTTCTCAAGGGAGATTCATTACCTCGCCCGAAAATCCCTATTCAAACCACCCATTCTCGACTGGTTACTTCCCGAGCTAAATGCTTTCCCTATTGACCAAGACCGCCCTGATATGAGTAGCCTGAAAAAGGTAATCCGACTAGCTAAGAGCGGTGAAGGCGTTCTGATTTTCCCAGAGGGGTCGCGATCCTACGATGGGGAACCTCAGCCTGCACAACCAGGTATTGGCCTTGTCTTAGCAAAGGCAGATGTCCCAATTATTCCAGCACGGATTTTTGGAGGGCATCTAGCATGGCCGCGAGATAAGGCCCTAAGCCTTTTTCATCCAGTACAATTAGTCATTGGTAAATCATTTCAAATCACAACACCTAAAAAAGCCAGCAAGGAAGCTTACCAAAAAATCGGAGATGAAGTGATGGCAGCTATTAGGGCAATAAAGCCTATTTCGCAAGACTAA
- the cmk gene encoding (d)CMP kinase: protein MNTVIAIDGPSASGKSTVSRKLAKTLSFVHVDTGAMYRAFTWYVLEKKVDPNSRNDVRRLIPAMDYETIIDSGHFQLRIDGQDPTPFLRDPEIHASVSPLATIPEVREFLVTKQRLLRNQTSLVMDGRDIGTVVFTDTPLKFFIDCDPEVRAQRRAAQGEKDATAVRDEIDSKRKISPLIRAADAELLDSGVLSVEEITNHILQRYEEVSPHSTLTTP from the coding sequence ATGAATACTGTTATTGCCATCGATGGACCATCAGCTTCGGGAAAAAGCACCGTTTCTCGCAAATTAGCTAAAACCCTAAGTTTTGTTCACGTAGACACCGGTGCTATGTACCGGGCTTTTACCTGGTATGTCTTAGAAAAGAAAGTCGATCCGAATTCGCGTAATGATGTACGCCGTCTCATCCCCGCTATGGACTACGAGACAATTATTGATTCGGGTCATTTTCAACTGAGAATTGATGGTCAGGATCCTACCCCATTCCTTCGTGATCCTGAGATACATGCATCCGTATCACCATTAGCTACCATACCAGAAGTTCGCGAATTCCTAGTAACAAAACAACGCCTTTTACGAAATCAAACCTCCCTCGTAATGGATGGTAGAGATATCGGCACCGTTGTTTTTACAGATACTCCTCTCAAATTTTTTATTGATTGCGACCCCGAAGTTCGTGCGCAACGCAGAGCTGCCCAAGGAGAAAAGGATGCCACTGCTGTCCGAGATGAAATTGATAGTAAACGAAAAATCTCACCCCTGATTCGAGCTGCAGACGCAGAGCTTCTAGATTCCGGAGTTCTGAGCGTTGAGGAAATTACTAACCATATCCTGCAACGCTACGAGGAAGTTAGCCCGCATAGCACGCTCACTACCCCATGA